A single window of Kitasatospora sp. HUAS MG31 DNA harbors:
- a CDS encoding MBL fold metallo-hydrolase encodes MTYHGAVKVGGPPDVRELAHLIITKIAVGPYDNNAYLLRCRATDEQLLIDAAAEAPVLLESVGDRLATVVTTHRHHDHWSALAEVAAATGARTAAGRIDAEGIDVPTDLLLDDGDLLRVGQVELVSRTLVGHTPGAIVLVYDDPQGHPHVFTGDCLFPGGVGNTWKDPEAFASLFKDVNEKLFDVLPDEAWVYPGHGNDTTLGAERPHLGEWRERGW; translated from the coding sequence ATGACGTACCACGGAGCGGTCAAGGTCGGCGGTCCCCCGGACGTCCGGGAGCTCGCCCACCTGATCATCACCAAGATCGCGGTGGGCCCCTACGACAACAACGCCTACCTGCTCCGCTGCCGGGCCACCGACGAGCAGCTGCTGATCGACGCGGCGGCCGAGGCCCCCGTACTGCTGGAGAGCGTGGGCGACCGGCTGGCCACCGTGGTCACCACGCACCGGCACCACGACCACTGGAGCGCGCTGGCCGAGGTGGCCGCCGCCACCGGCGCCCGGACGGCGGCCGGCCGGATCGACGCCGAGGGCATCGACGTCCCCACCGACCTGCTGCTGGACGACGGCGACCTGCTGCGGGTCGGCCAGGTCGAGCTGGTCTCGCGCACCCTGGTCGGCCACACCCCCGGCGCGATCGTGCTGGTCTACGACGACCCGCAGGGCCACCCCCACGTGTTCACCGGCGACTGCCTCTTCCCCGGCGGCGTGGGCAACACCTGGAAGGACCCGGAGGCCTTCGCCAGCCTCTTCAAGGACGTCAACGAGAAGCTCTTCGACGTGCTCCCGGACGAGGCCTGGGTCTACCCGGGCCACGGCAACGACACCACCCTCGGCGCCGAGCGCCCGCACCTCGGCGAGTGGCGCGAACGCGGCTGGTGA
- a CDS encoding indole-3-glycerol phosphate synthase — MFKTVLMIEKALSDADVELVTTLHGDEKVSFVVLMQPRGKQDELLRSLDDVALGHLDKAVHEHDESEEEPTLASESLAHSLRHLQQAGAEATGAVVEGSPLDRLKEVVEENGADEVLVLTSPHFVEEFFHRDWASQARHKVGVPVLKLFASDS, encoded by the coding sequence GTGTTCAAGACCGTACTGATGATCGAAAAGGCGCTCTCCGACGCCGACGTGGAGCTGGTGACCACCCTCCACGGCGACGAGAAGGTCTCCTTCGTCGTCCTGATGCAGCCGCGCGGCAAGCAGGACGAGCTGCTGCGCTCGCTGGACGACGTGGCCCTGGGCCATCTCGACAAGGCGGTGCACGAGCACGACGAGAGCGAGGAGGAGCCCACTCTTGCGAGCGAATCACTGGCCCACAGCCTCCGCCACCTCCAGCAGGCCGGGGCGGAGGCCACCGGCGCGGTGGTCGAGGGCAGCCCTCTGGACCGGCTGAAGGAGGTCGTGGAGGAGAACGGCGCGGACGAGGTGCTGGTGCTGACCTCGCCGCACTTCGTGGAGGAGTTCTTCCACCGCGACTGGGCCTCCCAGGCGCGCCACAAGGTGGGCGTGCCGGTGCTGAAGCTGTTCGCCAGCGACTCCTGA
- a CDS encoding TerD family protein has product MAAAELVRGQNHPLPGTRITVRVPAGGSPAVAVLLTDEDGRVPAEPGRVAHHGAPEPPGVLVTGPAGAGQEAALDLDALPAGVARLMIALVLPPGAGTFGALAAPTCAVAGPDGAEVARFTLAGLGPETAVVALEVYRRNGTWKVRAVGQGYAGGAEALLRDHGVADPAAAAAALTPPVAADTPSVPAGRGPGAPIDTAHPRRPAPTASGTGAGTGDAGMPPQPDRAVGTPIDTAHPRRPAPTPAGGSPLGLSDDPYATAPNGTPPGVPAAEGFPPPVAGDAAGWTMDERLYNQVWGIFEDAARSAAAYRSAVDYADTRQEREVEALLSDPRTRFGPDAEFGRMQARERRDELEARAREVLDRDAAQLLAEIRVVEEAMPAPMASWSSPAWDDWQPLQEPPYGLRIGDLHLPENPGLKVPLLVRLPLQRGLWVDSGAVPEGAGSPEAELTDPAELKAAAVRVAAATAARLLASYPPAGLRLHAVAPGGDAAGLLAPFTRAGLLAGAPATGAASVTALLDSLVERVDLVQMARRARASDALPPHVDPADRLLLVHDFPYGFDDRTVATLRYLAEEGPSVGVFLLLVADRAEAREYGPVLDPFWRGLTRLAPVPQEYLADPWVEHLWTYTPLVPEAGPGGLPALLERLAWPGGAAR; this is encoded by the coding sequence ATGGCCGCCGCCGAGCTGGTGCGGGGGCAGAACCACCCGCTGCCCGGGACGAGGATCACCGTCCGGGTGCCGGCGGGCGGATCGCCGGCCGTCGCCGTCCTGCTGACCGACGAGGACGGGCGGGTGCCCGCGGAGCCCGGGCGGGTGGCCCACCACGGCGCGCCCGAGCCGCCCGGTGTCCTGGTGACCGGTCCGGCCGGGGCCGGGCAGGAGGCCGCCCTCGACCTGGACGCGCTGCCGGCCGGCGTCGCCCGGCTGATGATCGCTCTGGTGCTGCCGCCGGGCGCCGGCACCTTCGGCGCGCTGGCCGCGCCCACCTGCGCGGTGGCCGGCCCCGACGGCGCCGAGGTCGCCCGCTTCACCCTCGCCGGGCTCGGCCCGGAGACCGCCGTGGTCGCCCTGGAGGTCTACCGGCGCAACGGCACCTGGAAGGTCCGCGCGGTCGGCCAGGGGTACGCGGGCGGCGCCGAGGCGCTGCTCCGCGACCACGGCGTGGCCGACCCGGCCGCGGCCGCCGCCGCGCTCACCCCGCCGGTGGCCGCCGACACCCCGTCCGTGCCCGCAGGGCGTGGCCCCGGCGCGCCGATCGACACCGCGCATCCGCGCAGACCCGCACCCACCGCCTCCGGCACCGGGGCCGGTACCGGCGATGCCGGGATGCCGCCGCAGCCCGACCGCGCCGTCGGCACGCCGATCGACACCGCCCACCCGCGGCGCCCCGCGCCGACCCCCGCGGGCGGCTCCCCGCTCGGCCTCTCCGACGACCCGTATGCCACGGCGCCGAACGGGACGCCGCCGGGCGTGCCCGCCGCCGAGGGCTTCCCGCCGCCGGTGGCCGGGGACGCGGCCGGCTGGACCATGGACGAGCGGCTCTACAACCAGGTCTGGGGCATCTTCGAGGACGCCGCCCGCTCCGCCGCCGCCTACCGCTCGGCCGTGGATTACGCGGACACCCGGCAGGAGCGCGAGGTGGAGGCGCTGCTCTCCGACCCGCGCACCCGGTTCGGTCCGGACGCCGAGTTCGGCCGGATGCAGGCCCGGGAGCGGCGCGACGAGCTGGAGGCCCGGGCCCGCGAGGTCCTGGACCGGGACGCGGCCCAGCTGCTGGCCGAGATCCGGGTGGTCGAGGAGGCCATGCCGGCCCCGATGGCCTCCTGGTCCAGCCCGGCCTGGGACGACTGGCAGCCGCTTCAGGAGCCGCCGTACGGTCTGCGGATCGGCGATCTGCACCTGCCGGAGAATCCGGGGCTGAAGGTCCCGCTGCTGGTCCGGCTGCCGCTGCAGCGCGGGCTGTGGGTGGACAGCGGGGCCGTCCCGGAGGGCGCGGGCTCCCCGGAGGCCGAGCTTACGGACCCGGCCGAGCTGAAGGCGGCCGCGGTCCGGGTGGCGGCGGCGACCGCGGCCCGGCTGCTGGCCTCGTACCCGCCCGCCGGCCTGCGACTGCACGCGGTCGCGCCGGGCGGCGACGCGGCCGGCCTGCTGGCGCCGTTCACCCGGGCCGGGCTGCTGGCCGGCGCCCCGGCCACCGGGGCGGCCTCGGTGACGGCCCTGCTGGACAGCCTGGTCGAGCGGGTGGACCTGGTCCAGATGGCCCGGCGGGCCCGGGCCTCCGACGCCCTGCCGCCGCACGTCGACCCGGCCGACCGGCTGCTGCTGGTGCACGACTTCCCGTACGGCTTCGACGACCGGACGGTCGCCACCCTGCGCTACCTGGCCGAGGAGGGGCCGTCGGTCGGGGTGTTCCTGCTGCTGGTGGCGGACCGGGCGGAGGCCCGGGAGTACGGCCCGGTGCTGGACCCGTTCTGGCGGGGCCTGACCAGGCTGGCGCCGGTCCCGCAGGAGTACCTGGCCGATCCGTGGGTCGAGCACCTGTGGACCTACACCCCGCTGGTCCCGGAGGCCGGACCGGGTGGGCTGCCCGCGCTGCTGGAGCGGCTGGCGTGGCCGGGCGGGGCCGCCCGCTGA
- a CDS encoding maleylpyruvate isomerase family mycothiol-dependent enzyme: protein MTEAEIAAGYLHAVAGSTDRLLASVARLAPEDVAGPSGLPGWTRGHVLAHLARNADSLVNLLDTARTGVEIPQYASAEAREQGIEDGAGRPLDVQLADVRESHERFAAAAALLPEEAWTVQLRHRKGYLFPAWQLPLKRWQEVEYHHVDLAAGHTPAEWPETFAAGEFATLAEHFRTVDGLPATLLFAEDAGLREQLGSTEGEPVAVEGPVRALTAWLSGRSDGDGLRVHQHGQEFADPRAALPKLPPMG, encoded by the coding sequence ATGACCGAAGCCGAGATCGCCGCCGGCTACCTGCACGCCGTGGCCGGGAGCACCGACCGCCTGCTGGCGAGCGTCGCCCGGCTCGCGCCCGAGGACGTCGCCGGCCCGTCCGGCCTCCCCGGCTGGACCCGCGGCCACGTCCTGGCCCACCTCGCCCGCAACGCGGACTCCCTGGTCAATCTGCTGGACACCGCTCGCACCGGGGTGGAGATCCCCCAGTACGCCAGCGCCGAGGCCCGCGAGCAGGGCATCGAGGACGGCGCCGGGCGCCCGCTCGACGTCCAGCTCGCCGACGTCAGGGAGAGCCACGAGCGGTTCGCCGCGGCGGCCGCGCTGCTGCCCGAGGAGGCCTGGACGGTGCAGCTGCGGCACCGTAAGGGGTACCTCTTCCCGGCCTGGCAGCTGCCGCTCAAGCGCTGGCAGGAGGTGGAGTACCACCACGTCGACCTGGCCGCCGGCCACACCCCCGCCGAGTGGCCGGAAACGTTCGCCGCCGGCGAGTTCGCCACCCTCGCCGAGCACTTCCGGACGGTGGACGGGCTGCCCGCCACCCTGCTGTTCGCCGAGGACGCCGGGCTGCGCGAGCAGCTGGGCTCCACCGAGGGCGAGCCGGTGGCCGTCGAGGGCCCGGTCCGGGCGCTGACCGCCTGGCTCTCCGGCCGCTCCGACGGCGACGGCCTGCGGGTCCACCAGCACGGGCAGGAGTTCGCGGACCCCCGCGCCGCCCTGCCGAAGCTGCCCCCGATGGGCTGA
- a CDS encoding pyrimidine reductase family protein translates to MQLLINPVGRPVGDPGSLEALAEVYAYPEQVRDGRPWLRANMVSGLDGAARLDGLSEGLSSSADKRIFGVLRALADVVLVGAETVRAEGYRPARARAEFAAARRAAGQPPAPAIAIVTRSLHLDLTAPLFTEPLVRTVVITTSDSPAERRRAAAEVADVVVAGEGDVDLPAAVRELTGRGWTRQLTEGGPRLLGQVAAAGLLDELCLSLAPLVTVGDAPRIAAGPRLPGAQPMRLASLIEDEGFLFGRYLRAG, encoded by the coding sequence ATGCAGCTGTTGATCAATCCTGTGGGCCGGCCGGTGGGCGATCCGGGGTCGTTGGAGGCGCTGGCAGAGGTCTACGCGTACCCGGAGCAGGTCCGCGACGGCCGTCCGTGGCTGCGGGCGAACATGGTGTCGGGTCTGGACGGCGCGGCCCGGCTGGACGGTCTCTCCGAGGGCCTGTCCAGCTCGGCGGACAAGCGGATCTTCGGCGTGCTGCGGGCGCTGGCGGACGTGGTGCTGGTGGGCGCCGAGACGGTCCGGGCGGAGGGGTACCGGCCGGCCCGGGCGCGGGCGGAGTTCGCCGCGGCCCGCCGCGCCGCCGGGCAGCCCCCGGCCCCGGCGATCGCGATCGTCACCCGCAGCCTGCACCTGGACCTCACCGCCCCGCTGTTCACCGAGCCCCTGGTCCGCACGGTGGTGATCACCACCTCCGACTCCCCCGCCGAGCGGCGCCGGGCGGCCGCCGAGGTGGCGGACGTGGTGGTGGCGGGCGAGGGCGACGTCGACCTGCCGGCGGCGGTGCGGGAGCTCACCGGCCGCGGGTGGACCCGGCAGCTGACCGAGGGCGGTCCGCGGCTGCTCGGCCAGGTGGCGGCGGCGGGCCTGCTGGACGAGCTGTGCCTGTCGCTGGCCCCCCTGGTGACCGTCGGCGACGCCCCGCGGATCGCGGCCGGCCCCCGGCTCCCCGGGGCGCAGCCGATGCGGCTGGCGTCGCTGATCGAGGACGAGGGCTTCCTGTTCGGCCGGTACCTCCGCGCCGGGTGA
- the zapE gene encoding cell division protein ZapE, giving the protein MPAAPHPDAVAAIALTDRRPTVPAERLVAEMVPPPRFAGVSFGSYIPDGSQPSQYEAVQVLEQFAASLNTNGSGAPKRSWFRRSAPAPSGPAGIYLDGGYGVGKTHLLASLWHATPGPKAFGTFVELTNLVGALRFQGAVEALSGHTLLCIDEFELDDPGDTVLVSTLLSRLVENGVKLAATSNTLPQKLGEGRFAAADFLREIQGLSAHFRPVRIDGQDYRHRGLPEAPPPYTDEAVTERAAATPGASLDDFDGLLEHLKNVHPSRYGALLDGVESVFLRGVHQVDDQATALRLVVLADRMYDRELPITASGLPFDQVFPEEMLRGGYRKKYLRAISRLVALARDSAKG; this is encoded by the coding sequence GTGCCTGCTGCCCCTCATCCCGACGCCGTCGCCGCGATAGCCCTGACGGACCGACGTCCGACCGTCCCCGCCGAGCGGCTGGTGGCGGAGATGGTCCCGCCGCCCCGCTTCGCCGGCGTCAGCTTCGGCAGCTACATCCCGGACGGCTCGCAGCCGAGCCAGTACGAGGCGGTCCAGGTCCTGGAGCAGTTCGCCGCCTCCCTCAACACCAACGGCTCCGGTGCCCCCAAGCGCAGCTGGTTCCGCCGGTCCGCCCCCGCCCCGAGCGGCCCGGCGGGCATCTACCTCGACGGCGGTTACGGCGTCGGCAAGACCCACCTGCTGGCGTCGCTGTGGCACGCCACCCCGGGCCCGAAGGCGTTCGGCACCTTCGTGGAGCTGACCAACCTGGTCGGCGCGCTGCGGTTCCAGGGCGCGGTGGAGGCGCTGTCCGGGCACACGCTGCTGTGCATCGACGAGTTCGAGCTGGACGACCCGGGTGACACGGTGCTGGTGTCCACCCTGCTGTCCCGGCTGGTGGAGAACGGCGTGAAGCTCGCCGCGACCTCCAACACGCTGCCCCAGAAGCTGGGCGAGGGCCGGTTCGCCGCCGCCGACTTCCTGCGCGAGATCCAGGGCCTGTCGGCGCACTTCCGCCCGGTCCGCATCGACGGCCAGGACTACCGCCACCGCGGCCTGCCCGAGGCCCCGCCGCCGTACACCGACGAGGCGGTCACCGAGCGCGCGGCCGCCACCCCGGGCGCCTCGCTGGACGACTTCGACGGTCTGCTGGAGCACCTGAAGAACGTCCACCCCAGCCGGTACGGCGCGCTGCTGGACGGCGTGGAGTCGGTCTTCCTCCGCGGCGTGCACCAGGTCGACGACCAGGCGACCGCGCTGCGGCTGGTCGTGCTGGCCGACCGGATGTACGACCGGGAGCTCCCGATCACGGCCTCCGGCCTCCCCTTCGACCAGGTGTTCCCGGAGGAGATGCTGCGGGGTGGCTACCGCAAGAAGTACCTCCGCGCGATCTCCCGCCTGGTCGCCCTGGCCCGCGACTCCGCCAAGGGCTGA
- a CDS encoding TerC family protein gives MDVSAGLWIGTIGVLIALIVADFFIGGRKPHDVSIKEAGIWTAVWVALAILFGGFLWWYSGAQPAGEFFAGYITEKSLSVDNLFVFILIMSKFAVPRIYQQRVLMFGVIIALVLRAVFIAGGAALVAQFSWVFFIFGGFLIWTAWKLIKEAQGDEEDEEFEENRLLKSIERRFPSTDKYHGTKLFIRENGRRLMTPMLIVMLAIGTTDVLFALDSIPAIFGLTQDPYIVFTANAFALMGLRQLYFLIGGLLKKLVHLSYGLSVILGFIGVKLVLHALHEQGVHVPEIGIPVSLGFIVVVLAVTTVTSLVASRKQEREAALAAETEKADA, from the coding sequence ATGGACGTTTCCGCAGGTCTCTGGATCGGTACCATCGGCGTGTTGATCGCGCTGATCGTGGCCGACTTCTTCATCGGCGGCCGCAAGCCGCACGATGTGTCGATCAAGGAAGCCGGTATCTGGACCGCGGTCTGGGTGGCGCTGGCGATCCTCTTCGGCGGATTCCTCTGGTGGTATTCCGGCGCGCAGCCGGCCGGTGAGTTCTTCGCCGGTTACATCACCGAGAAGTCGCTCAGTGTGGACAACCTGTTCGTGTTCATTCTGATCATGAGCAAGTTCGCGGTTCCGCGGATCTACCAGCAGCGGGTGCTGATGTTCGGTGTGATCATCGCCCTGGTGCTGCGGGCGGTCTTCATCGCGGGCGGCGCGGCGCTGGTGGCGCAGTTCTCCTGGGTTTTCTTCATCTTCGGCGGATTCCTGATCTGGACCGCCTGGAAGCTGATCAAGGAGGCCCAGGGCGACGAGGAGGACGAGGAGTTCGAGGAGAACCGCCTGCTCAAGTCGATCGAGCGGCGCTTCCCGTCCACCGACAAGTACCACGGGACCAAGCTGTTCATCCGGGAGAACGGCCGCCGGCTGATGACCCCGATGCTGATCGTGATGCTCGCGATCGGCACCACCGACGTCCTGTTCGCGCTGGACTCGATCCCGGCCATCTTCGGCCTCACCCAGGACCCGTACATCGTGTTCACCGCGAACGCCTTCGCGCTGATGGGTCTGCGCCAGCTGTACTTCCTGATCGGCGGCCTGCTGAAGAAGCTGGTCCACCTGTCGTACGGCCTTTCGGTGATCCTCGGCTTCATCGGCGTGAAGCTGGTGCTGCACGCGCTGCACGAGCAGGGGGTGCACGTCCCCGAGATCGGCATCCCGGTGTCGCTGGGCTTCATCGTGGTGGTGCTGGCCGTCACCACGGTGACCAGCCTGGTCGCCTCCCGGAAGCAGGAGCGGGAGGCCGCCCTGGCCGCCGAGACGGAGAAGGCCGACGCCTGA
- the uvrB gene encoding excinuclease ABC subunit UvrB, with product MRPITSIERSVAPFEVVSPYQPNGDQPAAIAELERRIRAGEKDVVLLGATGTGKSATTAWMIEKLQRPTLVMAPNKTLAAQLANEFRELLPNNAVEYFVSYYDYYQPEAYVPQTDTYIEKDSSINEEVERLRHSATNSLLTRRDVIVVASVSCIYGLGTPQEYVDRMVPLRVGEEIDRDALLRRFVDIQYTRNDLAFSRGTFRVRGDTVEIFPVYEELAVRIEFFGDEIEALYTLHPITGEVISQDDSVYVFPASHYVAGPERMERAVNDIEKELEGTLARMEKQGKLLEAQRLRMRTTYDIEMLRQIGTCSGVENYSMHFDGREPGSPPNTLLDYFPDDFLLVIDESHVTVPQIGAMYEGDASRKRTLVEHGFRLPSAMDNRPLKWEEFLERVGQTVYLSATPGKYELSRGDGQVEQIIRPTGLIDPEVIVKPTEGQIDDLVHEIRKRVEKDERVLVTTLTKKMAEDLTDYFLGLDIRVRYLHSDIDTLRRVELLRELRAGEYDVLVGINLLREGLDLPEVSLVAILDADKEGFLRSGTSLIQTIGRAARNVSGQVHMYADKITPAMELAIDETNRRRVVQQAYNEANGIDPQPLRKKIGDILATISTEDVDTEALLATGYRAAGGKGRAPVPALGLDRKPAKSLPAAELADLIQQLTDRMHTAAAELQFEVAARLRDEVGELKKELRQMREAGMA from the coding sequence GTGCGTCCCATCACGAGTATCGAGCGGTCCGTGGCGCCCTTCGAGGTCGTCAGCCCCTACCAGCCCAACGGCGACCAGCCGGCGGCCATCGCCGAGTTGGAGCGCCGTATCCGCGCGGGTGAGAAGGACGTCGTCCTGCTGGGTGCCACCGGCACCGGCAAGTCGGCGACGACGGCGTGGATGATCGAGAAGCTCCAGCGCCCCACCCTGGTGATGGCGCCGAACAAGACGCTCGCCGCCCAGCTGGCGAACGAGTTCCGCGAGCTGCTGCCGAACAACGCGGTCGAGTACTTCGTCTCGTACTACGACTACTACCAGCCCGAGGCGTACGTCCCGCAGACGGACACCTACATCGAGAAGGACTCCTCGATCAACGAGGAGGTCGAGCGGCTGCGCCACTCGGCGACCAACTCGCTGCTCACCCGCCGGGACGTGATCGTGGTCGCCTCGGTCTCCTGCATCTACGGCCTGGGCACCCCGCAGGAGTACGTGGACCGGATGGTCCCGCTCAGGGTCGGCGAGGAGATCGACCGGGACGCGCTGCTCCGCCGCTTCGTGGACATCCAGTACACCCGCAACGACCTGGCCTTCTCCCGGGGCACCTTCCGGGTCCGCGGCGACACCGTCGAGATCTTCCCGGTGTACGAGGAGCTCGCCGTCCGGATCGAGTTCTTCGGCGACGAGATCGAGGCGCTGTACACGCTGCACCCGATCACCGGCGAGGTGATCAGCCAGGACGACTCCGTCTACGTCTTCCCCGCCTCGCACTACGTGGCCGGCCCGGAGCGGATGGAGCGCGCGGTCAACGACATCGAGAAGGAGCTGGAGGGCACCCTCGCCCGGATGGAGAAGCAGGGCAAGCTCCTGGAGGCCCAGCGCCTGCGGATGCGGACCACGTACGACATCGAGATGCTCCGCCAGATCGGCACCTGCTCCGGCGTGGAGAACTACTCGATGCACTTCGACGGCCGCGAGCCCGGCTCCCCGCCGAACACGCTGCTCGACTACTTCCCCGACGACTTCCTGCTGGTCATCGACGAGTCGCACGTGACCGTCCCGCAGATCGGCGCGATGTACGAGGGCGACGCCTCCCGCAAGCGGACGCTGGTCGAGCACGGCTTCCGGCTGCCCTCGGCGATGGACAACCGCCCGCTGAAGTGGGAGGAGTTCCTGGAGCGCGTCGGGCAGACGGTCTACCTCTCGGCCACCCCGGGCAAGTACGAGCTCTCCCGTGGCGACGGCCAGGTCGAGCAGATCATCCGCCCGACCGGCCTGATCGACCCCGAGGTGATCGTCAAGCCGACCGAGGGCCAGATCGACGACCTGGTGCACGAGATCCGCAAGCGGGTCGAGAAGGACGAGCGCGTCCTGGTCACCACCCTCACCAAGAAGATGGCCGAGGACCTCACGGACTACTTCCTCGGCCTCGACATCCGGGTGCGCTACCTGCACAGCGACATCGACACCCTGCGCCGGGTCGAGCTGCTGCGCGAGCTGCGGGCCGGCGAGTACGACGTGCTGGTCGGCATCAACCTGCTCCGCGAGGGCCTCGACCTGCCCGAGGTCTCGCTGGTGGCGATCCTGGACGCGGACAAGGAGGGCTTCCTGCGCTCCGGCACCTCGCTGATCCAGACCATCGGCCGCGCGGCCCGCAACGTCTCGGGCCAGGTGCACATGTACGCCGACAAGATCACCCCGGCGATGGAGCTGGCCATCGACGAGACCAACCGCCGCCGCGTCGTCCAGCAGGCGTACAACGAGGCCAACGGGATCGACCCGCAGCCGCTGCGGAAGAAGATCGGCGACATCCTGGCCACCATCTCCACCGAGGACGTGGACACCGAGGCGCTGCTCGCCACCGGGTACCGCGCCGCGGGGGGCAAGGGCCGGGCGCCGGTGCCCGCCCTGGGGCTGGACCGGAAGCCCGCCAAGAGCCTCCCCGCCGCCGAACTGGCCGACCTCATCCAGCAGTTGACGGACCGGATGCACACCGCGGCGGCCGAGCTGCAGTTCGAGGTGGCGGCCCGGCTGCGCGACGAGGTGGGCGAGCTGAAGAAGGAGCTCCGGCAGATGCGCGAGGCCGGCATGGCGTGA
- a CDS encoding TerD family protein: MSVNLAKGQSVSLQKSTGESLTVVRMGLGWKAAARRGLFGRRTREVDLDASALLYAESTPTDVVFFQHLVSNDGSVRHTGDNVVGGVGAGGDDESIVVDLARVPVHITQIVFTVSSYTGQTFQEVENAHCRLVDETNGQELARYELTGGGAHTGQIMAKVSRDGAGWKMTAIGSPARARTFQDMIPAIEPFL, translated from the coding sequence GTGTCGGTGAACCTGGCGAAGGGCCAGAGCGTCAGCCTGCAGAAGTCCACCGGCGAGTCGCTGACCGTCGTACGCATGGGCCTCGGCTGGAAGGCGGCCGCCCGGCGCGGCCTCTTCGGCCGTCGCACCCGGGAGGTCGACCTCGACGCCTCGGCCCTGCTGTACGCCGAGTCCACGCCCACCGACGTGGTCTTCTTCCAGCACCTGGTGAGCAACGACGGCTCGGTCCGCCACACCGGCGACAACGTCGTGGGCGGCGTCGGCGCGGGCGGTGACGACGAGTCGATCGTCGTCGACCTGGCGCGCGTCCCGGTGCACATCACCCAGATCGTCTTCACCGTGAGTTCGTACACCGGTCAGACGTTCCAGGAGGTGGAGAACGCCCACTGCCGCCTGGTGGACGAGACCAACGGCCAGGAGCTGGCCCGCTACGAGCTCACCGGCGGCGGGGCGCACACCGGCCAGATCATGGCCAAGGTCTCGCGGGACGGCGCCGGCTGGAAGATGACCGCGATCGGCTCCCCGGCCCGGGCCCGGACGTTCCAGGACATGATCCCCGCCATCGAGCCCTTCCTCTGA